In Anthocerotibacter panamensis C109, the sequence AGTTTACAATGGCAACATGTCTGAGAACAGCGCAATACTAGAAGAGACCGAGACCTCTTTTTCTGTGTTAGAAACTGAGTTGCCTTCTGTGGGCGAAGAGTTCTGTTTTGCGCAGCCTAGCGTTGATGTAGAGCGGCTACTAGCCCAACTCAATGCCTCGGACATCTCCGAGCGGGTGCAAGCTGCCCGTCAGTTTTCTGAGATCACAGAGCCCCGAGCGATCCCCCAGTTGATTTACCTGCTAGCCGATCCCTGCCCGCTAGTCCGTATCAGTGCTGCCTATGCCCTTGGGCGTAACCCTGATGCCACCGCAGTGGACGCGCTCATCCGCTGTCTCGACGACTTCAACGACTACGTCCGTAAAGGCGCGGTTTGGGCGTTGGGCAACTGCCGGGACCAACGGGCACTCGAACCGCTGCTATTGACGTTACGCTATGACATCGAGGCTGTCCGCCTCTGGAGCGCCAGTGCTCTGGGCCAATTGGGGGACACTCAGGCTGTCCCGACCCTCCGCCAATCCCTCAGGACAGATCCCGACCCTGCAGTGCGTGCCAATTCCGCCTGGGCTTTGGGCAAAATTGGGGACCTCAGCGCCCTCAATGATCTGCTCCAGGGTCTTTCCGACCCTGATTTAGGGGTACAGCAAGACTGCCAGGATGCCCTGGGCCATCTCGGTTATGTCCTCGATTTTGATACTTTTTAGCGGGTGCCCCCGAGAAGCCTTTGCGAAAATAATAGAGGCGGTTCGGGGTATCATCACGCTATGGCCTACATTGAGATGGTTCAAGAAGCGGCAGCGGCTGGCCCGCTTGCTGCTCTGTATCGGCGGTTTGGTAATCCTGACGGCACAGTGGATAACGTCCTAAAAGTCCATTCCCTCAACCCCAAATCCCTCGAAGCCCACTGCTCCCTATACGTCCAGTCCATGCACCTACCTTCGCCCGTAACACGGGCTGAGCGGGAAATGGTAGGCGTGCTCGTCAGCCGCCTCAATGGCTGTCACTACTGTCTGGAGCACCATGCTGCCGGTCTAGAACGGCTTTTGCCCGCTGAGCGCCAGGAGGTCGTAGCCCGTCTGCGCCAGGGAGAACTCGGGGGGCTTACCCCGCGAGAACGGGCAATCCTCCGCTACGCCGAGAAGCTGACCGTTACCCCGGATCAGATGACCCATGAAGATGTCGCACAACTGCGTCAGACCGGATTGAGCGACCGAGAAGTGCTGGATATCGCGCAGAGCGCCGCATACTTCGCTTATGCCAACCGGATCGCACTGGGGTTGGGTGCTCAACTCGAAGATCCGGGAGCGCTAGGCCAATGGCCCCAAGTCTAGCTTAAGTTACTCGCGCCCCTCACTCGGGCATCTTAGGGCTGGGATAGCCTCCTAAAAAGTTGTCACGGTAGCCCTATGAACATCACGCCTGCACCTCAGCGAGAGGTCGCCCTCTACTTCCCCTACTACCCAGCAAACCGCCGCACCTACCTACCTATGGCGCTCGGTCTCTACAAACAAGGCGTAGCCCAGGGACTGCGATGCATTGAGGGCATCAACAAAAAAGAGATCATCTTCACCGCCACATGGTCTGTCAAACCCCTACCTTCAGACCTGACCGTCTGCCGCACAGAGTTTTTTGTCCCTGAACGTGAGGGTCTAGTCTACGAATTTGCCTTTCCAAATACTGAATTTATTAGCTATCTGGTGGAGACTGTCCAGAACTACAACGAGTCCAAGCCCATCGATATGCCCCAGCAGTTTTACCGGCGTATTCTTGGGTATGCCTGATAATTTGTTGCTAGAACCCGTGGGGGTGTGAAACCAGTTCCCAAGGTTTAGCTAGAACCTACACTGCCTTTTCATCAGAGAAAGTCCCTCCAGAGTCAGCGCAACGCTAGGATTTTGGTACAGGCGATGAAATTCCGTCAATAGATACAAAGTGATTTATTGCTCTAGTCACCTGGGGTGAGAGAAACACACTCAACTTTAGTTGAGCACCTGTAAGAATTTTTGTGTCCTATGTCCTCCTGCAAATAGCCGTAGAGCCGTATCACGTAGGCGTCAAAAGGTTCCTCGCCCTGTGGACAGTCGCGCTCTAAGCCACTGCGGGCGACCTGTTCGCGGATCACCGGCTCACGGGGTCTTCCGGGACGACGCCGATACGCCGTTTTATCTCCAGACTCGCGCACGCTAGGTCATAGCCTAGGATCTCCACCCGCCCCGCCGTGGGAGCCAACAGCCCGGTGAGCATCTTGATTGTAGTAGACTTGCCCGCTCCGTTCGGTCCCAAAAAACCGAAGAAAGAGCCGGTGGGCACCTCAAAAGTCACACCATCAACAGCGGTGAAGGCTCCGAAGCGGCGGACCAAACCTTCGGCGCGGATGGCGGGTATGGCCCCTGCTACGGTTTCTAGCCCTAGATTCTTGACCACGAAACTGTCGGTCATAGGACCATCCCCCGCATGGCACACTGGACTTATTGTAGGCAAGCGCACTCCATCTATGCCATTGCACCTCACGCTCCAGGAATTAATCCGCAATCCGATTGCCGAAGCGCAGTGGCAGGAGTGGTTCGCCCGTTGGTGGGAGATTCTAGAACCCGAGGATTTTCTCTTGAGTACCCGTCCTGAAGCAGCAGAACTGACCCTGCGCCTGACCGACGAAGCGGAGATGCAGCAGTTAAACCACGATTGGCGGGGGTTGGACAAGCCCACGGATATCCTTTCATTTTCGGCCCTGGAAGGTTCGCAGCTCCACCCCGAGGAGGACTTGATCTATTTGGGCGATGTTGCGATTGGCATTCCGATAGCAGAAGCTCAGGCTCAAGCAGAAGGACACGGCTTAGACGTGGAATTGGCGTGGTTGGCGAGTCACGGTCTTTTGCACTTGTTGGGCTGGGAGCATGGGGATGAAGCTAGTCTGGAAGCGATTATCGAGAAGCAGTTGGCTTTATTGAAGGCAGTGGGGATGGAGTACGCGTTTGGGGCAGAAGAAGATAGCAACCTCTAAGGTTTTTGCTGAGAATCAACTTTTTTCATCAGATCGTCCTCTCGGACCTGGGACGTTGTAGCGGGAGAGCACAAAATTCAAAAGCACGCTAGGTTTCTAAATATCCACTTAAGCGTCGAACACCCATTAAAAAAGCTTGAAAACTTGGCGAGCGATTGCACTCAAAATCAAGGTGTGGCGCAATGAGCTGAGCACCGCTGACTTTATTATATTCTCGCAACAATTTTTCAATCTCATTAGAAGGGCTACCTAGGTTATCTGGATTACGAAATTTTTGTTTGTTCTGATACTTAGCGGCTAACCCTGGACGAGAGAAAGCTGACTCAATCGCTAAGAAATCACCAAGAAACCATGCCTCGAGTTCCTGACAAACGATTCTTATGAGAGAATCAGTTTTGCCTTGAGCCGCTTACAATCTGAGCCGTCATTATCGCGTAAAACCATGAAAGAATCATCTGGATATTTCCAGGCTTTCAGTTTGCGAGCAATAGAAACTTCCAGATCACTTTTTCCTTCATGCGTGAGCAGAAGAAAATCAATTTCTGGTGGCAGTATTTTAGGGAGTAATACGTTTAGAACCTCTCGCATAGATGCCTCCTCTAGAAAGAAAATAAGCCGTTTCATCTGGGATTTGCCCCCCGAAAAAGCCCCTGCTTCCACAGAGCACCTAGTAGATCTCCCTCCCTAACTAGTGCCTTCAGATTCTCATCATCGGCAGCTCGTGTGACCTGGGTAAAGCCATCTTTCTTCGTAAGCCAAAATAGCTCTTCGAGTTTTATCCCATTCACAAAATCTGGAGAATGTGTTGATATAAAGACTTGCCCACCTCGCTTTGCATACATACGAAATTCTTCAGCTAGTTGAATTAGTAAGTCTGGATACAATTGATTTTCAGGTTCCTCAATAGCAAGTAGTGGATGAGGAGAAGGATCATGAAGAAGCAGTAAATAGGCAAACATTTTAATAGTACCATCCGATACAAAACGAGCAATGAAAGGATCTTTAAAAGCACCATCTTGAAATCTCAATACAATTCGTCCGTCCTCTGTCTCTACAGCTTCAACTTTTGAAACTCCGGGTACTCGTTGAGCCATAGCTTGTAAAACTTTTTGAAATTCAGTGCGATGATGCTCATACATGAATTGAGCAACTAAAGGAAGATTTTCTCCTCGGGTTGACAAGTGCTCCGCATAACCAGCATCTTGCGTTTCACGTGCATCGCTGATATGAAAGTCAGAGACATGCCAGTTTTCAATAAGCTTGCGAAAACCAACAACTGCCGGGAATCGCTGAAATTGACCCAAGCCCTTAATTGCTAAAATATCAGCAGAGTCTAGCTTTTGAAACTCACGCTGTTGCTCGTCATCTTTCTTACTGTAATCCGCTTCATTAGTAATTGCCTTACCCTCTCCATCCCGGAAATCGAGAAAGCGCCATGGTTGACCACGTTGCCCACGACGATACTGAAGGAGTTCACGTTTCACAATGGGGAAACCAGCTTTTAATTCGATTTGTAACTCATAGGTGATTAATGGCCCACCATCACGGAATTTTAATTCAATAACAATTGGACCTTTCTCTCCTCGGGAAACTACTTCTTTAAACCCACCTCGTCGCGTCAGCGCTTGCCGCACGTTAAAAACAAGAGCGTCTTTCAAAAAACTAAAGACATCGAAGAGCGTAGACTTACCCGTACCATTTGCCCCAAGGAAAACTGCCATAGTCGGCAAGTTAGAAATGCTTACATCTTGAAACATTTTGTAGTTTCTAATCCGTAGAGCCTCTATTTTCATGTCTTCCATGCCACATGCAGCAGGACGTTTTTATTATGGCACCGATAGCGTATTTCTGCCTTTCAGCAGGGGAACGGTCACAATTCTCAAAGCCACGTCAAAAGCTGCCCCTGCTACGATAAGGCGGGTATAATCACAAACCATGGCGCACGTCGAACTCAAGAACATCTCCAAGCAATTCGGGGGGCAGACCGTCCTCGCTCAGCTTGACCTGACTGTCGAAGACCGGGAACTGCTCGTCCTTGTGGGACCATCCGGGTGCGGGAAAAGTACCCTCTTACGTTTGATTGCCGGGTTGGAGGAACCCACCTCCGGGACAATCACCCTCGATGGGTGCGACCTAACCCCCCTCGCCCCCAAAGACCGGGATGTGGCGATGGTTTTTCAAAATTACGCCCTCTATCCGCACCTCTCGGTCTACGACAACCTCGCCTTCGGGCTGCGCCGCCGCAGTGGACAAGCTTGGCATCAAAAAGCCCTCGACGGACTCGGAAAACTGCCCGGTCTCAACCTCCGCAGTAAAGAAGCCGTCTATATCGACAGTCAGGTGCGCAAAATCGCCCAAGTTCTACAGATCGAACCGCTCCTCAACCGCCGCCCCGCCGAACTCTCCGGCGGCCAAAAACAACGGGTTGCCCTCGGACGGGCGATGGTCCGCAATCCCAAAATCTACCTGATGGACGAGCCTCTCTCCAATCTTGATGCCCAACTCAGGACTCAGACCCGGACCCAGATTGTCCAGTGGCAACAACAGTTGGCGACTACGACCATTTACGTCACCCACGACCAAACCGAAGCGATGACCATGGGTACCCGCATCGCCATCATGAACCGGGGCTTTCTACAACAGATCGATACTCCCCTCGCGGTCTACCGCTCTCCCGCCAATAGGTTCGTCGCCGGGTTTATCGGAGAGCCCCAGATGAATTTCCTCCGTGCTCACCCCCAAGTCCAAGATGGTGTGGCAACCTTGGTCGCAGAAGGCTTCACCCTCCCCTTGCCTGCGCATTATCAAGCCGCAGACCTCCCCCCCAACCTCACCCTCGGTCTACGCCCAGAACATCTCTATCTAAAAACCTCCGACCCCCTGCTGCGGGGCACAGTCCGCCTTGTCGAAACCCTCGGTAGCGAAACCTTGGTCCTCTGCCAAACCCCAGCAGGCGCTATAAATCTCCGTGTCAGCGCCGACCAAACTATTTCTATAGGTGAAGGGATCGGGCTCGACATCCAGAGCGAATGGCTCCACTTGTTTGACGAGTCCACCGGACAGCGTGTGATTGCGCGTTCCCTCAAAAGTTAAACATTAAGACGATTCCTCAGAAGCGGGTACCGGAGCCTCTTCCAGCATGACCCAGCGCCGCCAGAGGACCAACAGCAACGAAAGAATAACAGGTCCAAGGACAAGACCCAAGGTTCCAAACACCAAAAGCCCGCCCAAGACACCAAAGAATACCAGCAAAAAGGGAATTCCTGTGCCCTGACTAATAAAGTACGGTTTGAGCACATTGTCGATGGTGCTGACCACCCCGAGCCCCCAAATAAAGAGCAGACCCGCCGCCAACAACTTTCCCTGCATGAGCAGCCACACCACACACGGAAACCAAACAATAAACGTGGGGATCTGCACGACTGAGAGCAAGAACGTAAGAAAAGCCAAGATCGGGGCAATGGAGATCCCCGCCACAGCAATCCCAATTCCAGCCAAAACCCCTTGAGCAATAGCTGTGACCCCCAGTCCCAACATGACCGCCCGGATAGTCTGTGCCAGCGGGATAAGTAAAGAGGTCAGAGACTTTCCTCCTGAGCGGTCAAGCCCGCGCTCGATCTGTGCGACTAGGACTTCGCCATCGAGATACAAAAAGAAAATCGTAAACAACGTCAGAAACAAGGTGACTACACTCTGTCCCACCTCCCGCCCAAAACTGCCCAACAGTGTCAATAGTTGCCCCACGCGCTCGCGCAACGCTTGCTCCAGAACCCCGTTGTCCAGCCCTTGCAGCCAAGAGGCCAACCCCGAGCCCACACCGGGAATCTGCCCGACAAAGGCACTGAGGGTATCAATCGTGCCCGTCACCAGACTATCCAGAGTGAGGCTCCCGTCTGTCTGTAAGGATTGGTAGATAGTTAGCGTATTGCGGGCTAGGACCAGACTCGCCCCTACAGTCGGAACGAACACGACCAGAAATAAGAACCCCGTCATGAGCGAAGCAGCCCAAATACTGTCTAGACCGAGGCGAGCCTTAACTTTGCAGTAGAGCGGCCAAGTGACCAGCGCTAGAATTCCTGCCCAACCTAGAGCAGGTAAAAAAGGGCCGACGACCAGGAGGGCACCCCATAGCAAAAGCCCGGTAAAAAAAAAGATGGAAAGTTGCTGCTTGGTGACCATGACTGGGATATCGATTCTCTCAATTTTAAATAGATGACGCTCCGTTGTAGCCCCACCACGCTCAATACCAGGGTACGCGCAAGCAGTCCTAGCTATTTGAACCCTTTTTAGACAGCTTCTCTTCCAAAAATCTGGAAACTTACTGTAAAGTTTTATAAAGTGGCCCTATCCTGGGGAAGAATCTGTCTTATTCCTCCCGTTCATGGACGCCGACCCAATTCATGGAGCACCCTGGTCACGATGAAATTCTTATCCTTGAGCAAAAATTCACTGGTCATCCTTCACATTCTGTCCATGCTCTTCGGGCTTTTTGGTATGGTGATCCTACCGCGACAGCCGGAATTTGTAGCGCGTATGCCTGAGATTGGACTACACATCTACGAGTTCGGTCTATCCAAGGGCGGGGCACTGTACATTGTCGTCGGGGCTCTGGCGCTCATGATCTACGGAGCTGAAGTGCTCGGGCTACGCCGGATGTGGCTGTTCTTTATCCCGGCTTGTGCCATCTCCCTCGCCAGTGAACTGTTGGGGACCAGCACCGGCTTCCCTTTTGGAGCCTACGAGTACACTGAGCTTCTGGGCTATAAAATTGCTGGCTTGGTGCCTTTCGCCATTCCTTTGTCCTGGTTCTATATGGGACTTATTGCTTATTTACTCGCCAGTGCACTTTTCAAGGATGTTCGTGGTCTGCTGGGTACGGTTGGGCCATTGGTTTTGGGGGCCTGGATGTTGACAGCTTGGGACTTGGTGCTCGACCCGGCGATGACCCTGGTTTCTCCGAGTTTCTGGATCTGGAAGGAAGGCGGGCCGTTTTTTGGGATGCCACTCCAAAATTTTGTGGGCTGGTTCGGGACAGGACTCATCTTTATGATAGTGGCGCGTTTGTTGTGGCGGGAGGAGCCAGTGGTAACCCGCGAACAGCTCACCTTGCCCTTGATTATCTACACCGCCAATATTCTCTTTGCAGTAACCCTCAGTCTGGGGGCGGTTGCGGATACAGACCTGCGTATTCCGGTAGCCATGGGACTTTTGCTCGGTCAGGTGCCCGCGATGCTCTGCTGGTGGTTTGCGGGTCTGGGGGCTAAAGCGCCCATGCTCGACCCGCAGGCGGAATAGGTGGGCTGGTGGCTGGTGGCCCTACTCCAGGGCGTGGCCCTATTGGTACTGATGGCTCGTCTGGCGGGGGGACGCACGCGCCGCCCGCCTTTGGCGCCGGTCTTTCTCCCCGACGAAAGTACGACAGTCTGCGTGGTCGTGCCCACCCTCAATGAGGAAAAGCGCCTCAGGCCATGCCTAGAAGGTCTAGCTCGTCAGACGCTGCCCCTCCAGGAAATTATCGTGGTGGACAGCCGCTCCACCGATGGCACCGTAGCGCTAGTCAAGGAACAAGCGACGAGCGATCCGCGCTTTCGGGTGGTGACCGATGACCCCTTACCTGCCGGTTGGGTAGGCAGACCCTGGGCGCTCCAGTATGGTTTTACCCAGGCGCGCAGTGAATGGATTTTGGGCATCGACGCGGACACGGTTCCTCAGCCCGGTCTAGTACCCGCTTTAGTACAAGCGGCAATAGCAGGCGGCTATGATGCGCTCTCCCTGGCTCCGCGCTTTATCGTCAAGACTCCGGGCGAGAACTGGCTGCACCCGGCTTTACTGATGACGTTGATTCTGCGCTTTGGTGCGACCGGAGCAACCCAGGAGCCCAAACCAGAGCGGGTCATGGCGAACGGGCAATGTTTTCTCGTGCGGCGGGCGGTCCTGGAGCGCTGGGGCGGCTACAGTAGCGCCAAATCCTCTTTTTGTGATGATGTCACGCTCGTCCGGCATCTCGCCCGGTCGGGGGTGAAGGTCGGTTTTCTAGACGGCTCCCGTGTGATTAAAGTCCGTATGTATACCTCATTTATAGAAACCTGGCGGGAGTGGGGACGTTCCATCGACCTCAAGGACGCCAGCAACCCTAGTCAGCAGTGGTTGGATGTAGTATTTCTCCTGCTCGCTCAGGGCTTACCCCTACCGCTCTTCGTCTTTCTCCTCAGCACGGACCTGACGGCTACGGGCAGCCCAGTTTTGAGCGTCCTGCTCTGGCTCAATGGTATTTTGGTCGTGCTGCGTCTGCTATTGCTACTGGCGGTAGCACCCAGTTTCGAGGGTATCAGCCTTTTTTTCTGGCTCTCGCCCCTGGCTGACCCCCTAGCGGCACTGCGTATCCTCCTCTCCACGTTACGCCGTCCTCGGGCATGGCGGGGGCGGACTTATGGAGAGGACCCAGCGACCAGTGCCGTTCCTTAGGTTTACTGCTGCAATCCAGCGGGAATCAACCAGCGGTCTAGCAGTTCAAAGCCCACTTGCACCAAGATTGCTAGGAGGGCGGCGGGGATAGCCCCAGACAGGAGGGTGTTGTTGTCGTTGAGGGCGAGCCCCTGAGCGATTCGTTCTCCAAATCCCCCTGCTCCGATAAAGGCAGCAATGGTGGCGGTGCCGACATTGATGACCGCTGAAGTTTTGATCCCGGCGAGGATAGAGCGGGCGGCGAGGGGCAGTTCAATCAGCCGCAGACGGGCCAACTCCGGGAGCCCCAGCGCCTGAGCCGACTCTCGCAGTCCCGGTGCAATATCCGTCAGCCCGGTGTAGGTATTACGGACGATGGGCAGCAGCGCGTAGAGAAACAGGGCGACCAAGGCCGGGAACGTACCAATCTGCCGCAGGAAGGGGATGAGAAAAGCCAACAGCGCCAGCGAGGGAATCGTCTGAATCACGCCCACACCGCCCAGAACCACCGGCGCGACTAAGGGCACCCGCGCCGCCCAAATACCCAAGGGCACCCCCATGAGCACCCCGGCGGTGAGCGAAACAAAGACCAGCAACACATGCTCCCCAGTCAGCCGCCAGAAATCTGGACCCAACAGCAGACTCAAGAAGTTTTCTTGGGACGCTGGTTCTGTTGAGGCATGGAGGAAACTGGCGGCGATGGCACTAAAAGATTGGTTCTCTAACTCAGCTTGAGCATTCAAGGCAATCATCCGTTCGGTGGGAATCTTCCCCTTCAATTCCTGGAGGGCAGCCCAAGTTCGGGGCAAGCGCTGGGGCAGATCCAGCCGATAAAAGAGTACCGCCTCATAAGCCGGGAAAAACTTCCGGTCGTCCTCCAATACCCTCAGCCGATAGCGGGCAATCTTGGCGTCGGTGGAATAGATGTCAATCACCTCCACCTGTCCGTTGGCAATCGCTTCATAGGCCAACCCATGGTCCAAGCCTTGGGGCGGGGCAAAGGGTAGCTTATAGCGGGCCTTGACCCCAGGCCAACCGTCCTGGCGCTTGAGAAACTCTTGGGAGAGGCCCAACTTCACCGCTGGGTGGCGGGCGAGGTCGGACAGGGTGCGGATGCCCAGTTGCTGGGCGCGTTCCTCCGTCATAGCGAGGGCATAGGTGTTGTTGAAGCCCAGAGGAACCGCAACGCCTAACCCGAGTGGGGCAAGCTGGCGTTGGAGGCGAGCAAGGTCCGATGGCGTCTGGTTACGCAGGAGTTCCTGGTCAATGGTGCCCGTGTACTCAGGGTAGATGTCAATGCTCCCGCTCTTGAGGGCAGCGAAGAGAATGCCGGTGTTGCCGAGTCCCTGTCTGTGGTTGACCTGGGCTTCTGCGGCTTTGAGGGCGGTTTGCTTTAGGATTTCGCCCAGGATATAGGATTCGGTAAAGCGCTTGGAGCCCACCTTGAGGGGAGTCTGGGCCCAGACTCCGGGCGTCCACAGGATGAGTAGCAGCCAGCAGACCCACTTCATGTGGTAAACCCCGCTTCTAGTGTAGCGAGGGGGGAGCGTTGGGCCTGAATGAAGTCGGTGACGTAGGGTTCGGCAGGCCGTTGGAGCAAGTCGGTGAGCGAGCCACGCTGAACGATTTGGCCCTGGCGCATCAAGATAATTTCGTCCCCAAAGTAGGCGGCTTCGCCCATGTCGTGGGTCACGAGGACTACGGTTTTGTCTAGGAGCGTGAAAATATTTTTTAATTCGGTCTGGAGTTGGCTACGGGTGATGGGGTCGAGGGCTCCGAGGGGTTCGTCTAAGAGCAGAATGGGGGGGTCGAGCATCAAAGCACGCATGATCCCCACACGCTGGCGCTGGCCTCCAGAGAGGTCTTTGGGATAGCGGTTGAGGTCTTTGGGACTGAGGCGAACGAGGTCACAGAGTTCTTGGAGGCGCTGGGCAAGGGCAAGGGCAGGCCGTTTGAGGTAGCGGGCGAGCAGGGTGACATTGGCTGCGGCGCTCAGGTGAGGGAAGAGTCCCCCATCCTGGATGACATAACCTATCTTGTGGCGCAGGGTATTGGCGTTGGCGGGGGTTAGTTCCTGACCCTCCAGCAGTACGCGCCCGGTGTCGGGGGAGATAAGACCTACTATGAGCCTCAACAGGGTAGATTTACCGCAACCGCTAGGTCCAATCAGGACGGTGGTCGCCTGGGGGGGGAAGCTCAGGGTGGTTGAGGCTAGGACGATGCGCTTGCCGTAGGTTTTGGTGACGCCTTCTATGGCTATCATTGCTGCTCTGGGATTTTAGGGCGTGTTGTTCATTAGTTTAGCTGGCGGACTAGGGGGTCATCGGGTGTGGAGTGTGGACTCCTTTTGGGGTTCGGGACATGGGTTGGACAGAAACAGACCTACTCGCCTATCAGATGAGCGCTTCGCCCAGATAGCTCTTGCGTACCGCCTCCGAAGTCAGTAGCTCTTGGGCTGCTCCTTCAAGGACGATGTGACCGTCTTCCAAGACATAGCCCCGGTCAGCCAGTTTGAGCGCCTGTTGCGCGTTTTGCTCGACGAGGAGGATCATCACCCCGGCCCTGCGGATCTGCTCAATGATGCGGAAGATATTTTGGACAATGAGTGGAGCAAGGCCCATACTTGGCTCGTCAAGCAGCAATAACTGAGGCTTAGAGAGCAATGCCCGACCTAAAGCCAGCATCTGCTGCTCCCCACCCGAGAGCGTCCCGGCTTTTTGCCCACTACGCTGCTTAAGGATAGGAAACATGTCAAAAATATGGTCTAGCTCCCCGACAATGGAGTCTTTACGCCTATAGGCTCCCATTTCCAAATTCTCAAGCACAGATAGGCGCGAAAAAATACGCCGTCCTTCTGGGACATGGACAATGCCCTTACTCACCAGGATATCGGGTTTGAGGGCGTGGACCGTTTCGCCATTGAAGCGAATAATTCCGCCCCGAGGACGCAGTAGGCCCGAGATCGTGCGTAGCGTCGTGGATTTGCCCGCCCCATTAGGCCCGATGACCGTCACCAACTCCTCCGGCTTGACCGTGAGGGTGACCCCATGCAGGACCGAAACCGGACCGTAGCCCGCACTTAACTCCTTGATTTCCAGCCCCGCTGCCATATTCATCCCCAATACCGCATCGTTATCTTAGAGCTTTTTAAGGTATTCGAGGAGGTCAGCCATCTGCTGCGGCTCAAGCTGGAAACTAGGCATAGGCGGCGTCTTGCCGCTGACCACTTGGGTGATGAGTTGTGTATCAGAGCGCCGTTGGGACACTTTCATAAGACTGGGACCCACCTCGCCCTTGGCGTCTAGCCCATGGCAGCCAGAGCAGTTGTTCTCAAAAATTATCCTGCCCTGTGCGCCATCCCCTTGTAAGGTCATCACGGAAGCCACATAGGGGTCTGGATGTGGAGCATTCACCGTCAGGGCAATCGCCACTGCTCCTCCCAAGAGGAGGACTACCGTGATCAATAGCACCGACCGCGAAACCTTCACCCG encodes:
- a CDS encoding ABC transporter permease/substrate-binding protein, coding for MKWVCWLLLILWTPGVWAQTPLKVGSKRFTESYILGEILKQTALKAAEAQVNHRQGLGNTGILFAALKSGSIDIYPEYTGTIDQELLRNQTPSDLARLQRQLAPLGLGVAVPLGFNNTYALAMTEERAQQLGIRTLSDLARHPAVKLGLSQEFLKRQDGWPGVKARYKLPFAPPQGLDHGLAYEAIANGQVEVIDIYSTDAKIARYRLRVLEDDRKFFPAYEAVLFYRLDLPQRLPRTWAALQELKGKIPTERMIALNAQAELENQSFSAIAASFLHASTEPASQENFLSLLLGPDFWRLTGEHVLLVFVSLTAGVLMGVPLGIWAARVPLVAPVVLGGVGVIQTIPSLALLAFLIPFLRQIGTFPALVALFLYALLPIVRNTYTGLTDIAPGLRESAQALGLPELARLRLIELPLAARSILAGIKTSAVINVGTATIAAFIGAGGFGERIAQGLALNDNNTLLSGAIPAALLAILVQVGFELLDRWLIPAGLQQ
- a CDS encoding glycosyltransferase family 2 protein, with the translated sequence MARLAGGRTRRPPLAPVFLPDESTTVCVVVPTLNEEKRLRPCLEGLARQTLPLQEIIVVDSRSTDGTVALVKEQATSDPRFRVVTDDPLPAGWVGRPWALQYGFTQARSEWILGIDADTVPQPGLVPALVQAAIAGGYDALSLAPRFIVKTPGENWLHPALLMTLILRFGATGATQEPKPERVMANGQCFLVRRAVLERWGGYSSAKSSFCDDVTLVRHLARSGVKVGFLDGSRVIKVRMYTSFIETWREWGRSIDLKDASNPSQQWLDVVFLLLAQGLPLPLFVFLLSTDLTATGSPVLSVLLWLNGILVVLRLLLLLAVAPSFEGISLFFWLSPLADPLAALRILLSTLRRPRAWRGRTYGEDPATSAVP
- a CDS encoding ABC transporter ATP-binding protein; its protein translation is MAAGLEIKELSAGYGPVSVLHGVTLTVKPEELVTVIGPNGAGKSTTLRTISGLLRPRGGIIRFNGETVHALKPDILVSKGIVHVPEGRRIFSRLSVLENLEMGAYRRKDSIVGELDHIFDMFPILKQRSGQKAGTLSGGEQQMLALGRALLSKPQLLLLDEPSMGLAPLIVQNIFRIIEQIRRAGVMILLVEQNAQQALKLADRGYVLEDGHIVLEGAAQELLTSEAVRKSYLGEALI
- a CDS encoding c-type cytochrome, giving the protein MKVSRSVLLITVVLLLGGAVAIALTVNAPHPDPYVASVMTLQGDGAQGRIIFENNCSGCHGLDAKGEVGPSLMKVSQRRSDTQLITQVVSGKTPPMPSFQLEPQQMADLLEYLKKL
- a CDS encoding ATP-binding cassette domain-containing protein, translating into MIAIEGVTKTYGKRIVLASTTLSFPPQATTVLIGPSGCGKSTLLRLIVGLISPDTGRVLLEGQELTPANANTLRHKIGYVIQDGGLFPHLSAAANVTLLARYLKRPALALAQRLQELCDLVRLSPKDLNRYPKDLSGGQRQRVGIMRALMLDPPILLLDEPLGALDPITRSQLQTELKNIFTLLDKTVVLVTHDMGEAAYFGDEIILMRQGQIVQRGSLTDLLQRPAEPYVTDFIQAQRSPLATLEAGFTT